The following nucleotide sequence is from Mangifera indica cultivar Alphonso chromosome 1, CATAS_Mindica_2.1, whole genome shotgun sequence.
ttttttttgtcCTCACTTCTTCCTCGATACATACAAGGATGATAAGAAACATATGTCCTCTCCCTGTGagatctctctcttcttccccTTCCTATTCCATGAGAAAAATTCTCTGCACTTCTCCTCTCCATCCCAAttagaaagataataaaatatttattaaatattaatacatatttgtaataatttacaACTTAATTTAATAGGttaagatttaataaatttataagaaaagagACGAAACAGAGAAAGAGCGTCTCTATTTTTGATTGTTAggattttagtcatttttatcattatttttattcctATCTTTATCAATTAACCTTCTCTTTATTAAAGGAGGAGAGGGTTTGAGACCcaattttataaaccaaattgTCACCTCTAGATATGGCTGGCAGAggttaatagaaaattaatgaCAATAAAAAGCTAGTTGTTGACATTATTCCCTTATAGTGATCTCTATTTTGCAGATTGCAACTGCAGCAGAATACAAGGCAAAAAGCTGTGAACTTACCCAATCATGGCAGGCAAGCATAAAATGATCAGCTCCAAGGCTTCGATTCCAGTAGGGGTATCTTGAAGAAATAAGATTGACATAGTCGACGACTGTCCTCCTGATGGGACCAAAATCATGGGAATCGCGGACATAGACAAATTGCACCATCTTCGCCACACTGAAGGGAAGGAAGAAGACGTGTGCTTTCTCAGGATCTTTGGTCCGGAATTGTCCATTAACCTCCATAGTGTAGATAAAATTTCCCTCCATGGAGTATATACTCTTGCAGGGACCATCATGAAAAACTGGTGGCTCTCCTTCTTCATAGACAAAGACCTTAAACTGTTTCTCCATTTCCAAGTAGCTCCTGTAACATGAGGAACCAAGCTTATTTGCAAATTGAATATAAATCAATGGGTTGATGCAAATATGGCTAAAGATTAACATTAAGAAGCCATCAATGTTTATCCTTTGACATTTTCTTATCAAGCTTCTATTCATGTAGCTCTGGATATGAAATGCTTAGTTTTAATTGCTGTCTTTAAAAATAGGATGATCTTTGAAAATGGTACATTGAAATATACCTGTGAAAGGCTTTGGAATCCCAATACATTGGGCCTAGAGGGACGAAATTAGGGTCCCGTGGATCAGTTTGATTTCCATTCGAAGCTTGTTTAATTGCAACTCTTGCTCTTTGGAGACCAGCTTCCAGCTTCTCCAATTTTGTAAGTAACTTTGGTCGCATTGCTTTCGTGGGAACAGCCACCGATTCACTCATGGGAGCTTCACCAGGAGATTCAGCCATTACTGAAATGTTCAAGCCATCTTCCAACACTGAACCATTCTGTTTAAATCCCAATTATTGGTTATTATCTTtctagtaaataaaattatatacacttattATATATCAGTTGggcataaaaataataataatatattttcgtataattaaataattttaaaataaaaataaaataatattaatcaaatatacaCATCATTGTTATGTCCAAATTATTAGTTATGAATGCCAATAcgttttgttaatatatatataaataataaaattatgtatatatattttaaatataaaaaataaataaacagataatatattattatataattaaataattttaaattaaagaaaaattaacacTCTTGTGTTCTCAAAGTGCCaagaaaaactaaataaaagattatataagtgaaaaagaaaacttaTAATACATTAACTACGTTAATGTTTTCAATGGAAAGGATTAATTATTTCCTAGAATTGATGTTCTCGGGAAACATACTTAATTTCAGATGCCAAAaacaaggagaaaaaaatagtgCTACCGATTGTTGAACGTGCACGGCTTCTACTGGAAGAGGAGGGGAAGACGATTTGTTGAGAACAAGCTGATCAACATTCAGAAGAGCTTCTTCCTTATCCTGTAAACCCACCACAACCATTCTTGACTGTAAATCCACCATCTCCTCTGTCTTTTTTGCATCATTCTGTTTAGtttcagaagaagaagatgaccAAGAACGGTTAGGAAATACAACCCAAGTGGAAGTTCTAGAACCCAAAATTGAAACAAACCCAGATGCAACTATGATTAATGGAACCACAAACAACAGCTTCttcattgatgatgatgaagaagaccACAATGCACAGCAGTTTTTGTAACCTCCTCCCATTTTGATCAAAGTTCTTTTcctgtttctttttctttttctcaatgaCTATGACCCTGAGATTCTATTTCTGTTTCTGAAATTGAAGTAATAAAAGCAATGACGTTTGGGGAGTTcatgaaatgaataaaattacagTGTACAGCAAAATTCtacaaaataaactaaacaatttatatatacaaattgagctgatcatttataattgtatttataatatggatgtttatttttttctcattttagcatcatctaattagatatttttatcctaatttatataaataagtttgtatatataatattatttttacaaagataataaaatcatatatacaaataattagagTTTCTAAAATTCATAAAACTATAACGCAAATAATTAGAGAatttatagaaataataaaattaatatataaataataaacatatatttatatataaataataatctattattataatttactaattttaaattaaaaataaaataatatttaattattcttcaACCAACATAAGTTTGTCTAAAATATGTGTTAGTAGTATTTCTCTTTTTCAAACATTTGGAGATTAATGGCATCATAATCACGCCAAGCGTCCGCTCCTCATGCAAACTTTACTGTTTTCCCCTTTTACCCTTCTCCCCGCTCTCTCCGCCTACGTAGTTTTTTATTACCTAGCGGCGCTATATGCCAATGTTACTCCACGCGCTTCACATCATCGCTTAGACTATGTTATCGTACATATACTAGTAACTCCTAacttgaaaaatgatatttgtaaaattataaaacctttttataattttagaaataatttagGGCAATGCAAAGGCATGACCtattaaaaagttttagatAGTATCATAAATCCTATCACATTACCAGATTGATTTAATCTAACCCTTAGATATGATTGATCATATCAAAATTGATATAATCTATTGATATGTCAAATATGAATCTTACCTCAAataatgattaatttatatgatattttaaaaaataaaataattaattaaaaaaatcaatgcatgcttttgttattgggaatattaattattttaaccgttttttcaattgtatatacatatttaacgacttttttattcaatatatatttctagtcatatttatgtttaacttctttttaaaaaataaaagttactcGATCAAGTGTTTGGTCTAATATTTGGCTAGCCAACTAcctatttttcacttaaaaaaaaattgtgtagaAATAAAAGTTGTTTGACCTAATATTTGGTTAGGTGTTTAACCAGTTAACcagtaaaaataatttctttaaaaataaaagttgtttAGTTTATtggttaacaaatttttttttcaaatgaaagttgtctaattaagtatttgatcgaataacttttattttaaaaaaattaaataaaaatatgattataaatatattaatgatagaaaaaatagttaaaataatgATTACCTCTTGTTATTGTTTATAATGTGTAATCCTTATAGCGGGTACAACACAACAGTTGCTAAGAATGACTTCATTTTGCTATGTGGCAATAAAATGCAGAGAGTACATTTCTTTAGGTAGTCGAGAGAGTGAATATTACACGCATAAAGGGGTGTTGTTTTCTCTTTCCATAAGCGAAAACTTGAAGGGCTTCTTTGTCTTTCATTGTCTAATAATAATCTATGGGCTCTCGTGCTTTACTGCCAATTACCACCTTTCATTCATTTCATCACTACTTGTCTTTTACCaaatttctcttccattttctattttcttatcATCTAAATTTAGGTCTaaattttgtgcataaataaaactttattttaatttttatttctcggcatggtcataaataaaaatcagtGGGTGGGTAGTGGCTAGGCTACatattgacttttttaaaatatagaacACGTTAGGGAACCTCACCAATCTAATTTCgggaaaatatttattgaatgTGACCTCATATTCTTTCTATTTATTGGCATTAAATTGTTATCTCATTTGATATGCTTCTCTTTTTTAAGATCGTTACTGGTTAAGTGTTTTCCTCTCTTGAATATAAATCATGTGACTGGCTATAAAATTTAAGTGGGTGAATGTTGATcgcattaattaattaattaaatgttttccaattttgaaatattttttattaaagtacatctaattaattaaattagatacGTAATTTGACATTCAAAACTGAGTGCATATATCAGTGttcaatattatttgttttgaagagaaattaatagaaaaataaaagagagattGAGGATATAATAAAAAGCAACGCTAAGTGTGTAATacactttaaatatatttttgaatatacagataatatattattatatgattagatgttattttatttttaattaataatattatatatataaataatgacgtaTCATTTTGTGATTGagtattgatttatttttaatttttaactatctaatcacatgataatacattattgtttatgcactaaattatatatataacagtactcatctttaattcaaatccCTATGCTACCAAAATGTGCCCTAATTTAGATGTTCTACCCAACGGTTAGGGATTGAACCTAATTTAGATATTCTACTGTAAGATGGCAAGAAAAAAGGGTAGTTAAAGAGAGTAGGTGTCTTCTGGCTGTCTCTATTAATTCATCCCCTCGCCGTCACCGGTAAACTGAAgcattattgttattattatttttttttttctgaaaagaagcttaataataaataaatgattaattggaggcttcttttttttctttctttagaaTGAACAATCTTATTTGAAAGTTTCAAACCTTTGTAATGGTCAAAAAATCTAACGGAGTTGATAATTGTCACAGTTTAAAGTTGGTGAGTATGACAAGTATTTGAACAAAAATGGTATATAAGTGTGCTAATGGGTGAATGTACATGATGGTTGGTTTCATGGATGTGTTGTTATTTGTTGGGGGTGTTCTACGCATGTGATGTACACAATGGAGTTAGGGAGGTGACATTGAAAGGGAATTAAATCATCTCTGCGCAAATTGGTCTGAGAGTTATTGTCACTACTCTGATGAGTCCAAAACAAGAGTGACGATAAGTCATAATATGGGCACATAAAAAGTTGATCTTTGAGAAAACAGTCTTGAAGATATTATGTGGGTGTGTCACAAAGTTAGCTCTTGACATAATACGAAAGAGCCCTCCAATTTGAAATGGGTTTGGGAAAATGAGGCATAGAGGAAATTAAGAATGGCATTGTTGTTGGTAGTGATTTCACTACAAATGAACCCTTCCATCAAAAAGTTGTAAAAAATGACACCAGAGACTACTTGTGGTATATGACTAGGTGGTAGGTAATTCTCTGTCTTCGGTTTTCTACTAATCGAGCCTATATTTGGTTCATGTACGAGAAAACTTTTGctatttctttcatattttcagTACTGTTGTTGATGAGAAAGATGCTCTTGTGGGCAAGAAAGTGGACACATTCTTCGTGCATTTTTCAACTCAAAGCAAATTGGTAAGCAAGAAATGGATCATATTTCACTATTATTTGGCTTTCACTTTTCTAGAACTAACGTATGAACATCACATTAAGTCATTAACACTTGCTCAGGATAAAAAATGGCTCAAAATGGTCACTATGACTTTGTTTTGAAGAAGATTTTCCAACAGATAAGATGTTTTTTTGGTACAAGGTAATATTAAGGATCATTTTAAGGCAGATGTGAACAGCTAGTTTGTGCGAACCCTTTTGAGGGCAGCACCCTGAAACTATCATGCTAAGGAGAAAAAGTGTTTTCTGAAATTGATTTGCTAGCTTTGCTGAAACTGAGGGTTCTTGTGGGTCATTTAGGAAGGGCAGATGTGAATCAGCCAACACTTTATATCAGTGATTGAACAAGAACAAATGCTAATACGATGCTAATTAGcttatttcttttcttgaaaGTTTAGATTGATTTGATGGGAATGAAGTGATTAATTAACCTTATGTTATGAATGACTGGCATGCCTTGGCAAAGTGACTTGTTCCATACCAGTGACAGATGCTTTTCTGGGGCAAACCGGTTGCCATTCTGAGATAAATTGATTAGCTGATTGTTGAAatctgtttcttcttctttaagttTGGAATTTGTCAACTCAGCATCAAGAGTTCTTTGATTCATAATTTGAGCCGAGTTTGCAGCTTAGTTCGTTGATctcaaattaattcttttagaTTTGAACTgatctcaaattaaaatttgtccATGTTCAGCCATAATTGAATCCAACCCAACCCTAGTAAGGGACTTAGGTTTGGCAAAGTGATAGTTTTTCAGTTTCATAGTGTAATTGGCATGCATAAATGTGACAAATAGAAGACTAAAATTTCCAACATAAGAAATAGATCATTTAAACTTGATTAATGATAGGATCAATTTACACCAGAAAGTGTATCTGTTATTCGCCTTCTCTGTTCCAACTTCCAAGCCTTACACTATCATAACATTCACTCAATTCAGTTTATGTGCACAAAAATTTCATACAAGACAATTACCCATTAGTCTTAAAAAACCTCGACAAAATCCCTGTATTGACTAATATCATGAAGAATTACACATTTTAATTACAGAAATACATATAATCTATAATGTACTCAGCTTGCAACTTTTCATTTTGACAAAAGCAGGGATATATGTCAAAACTTCTTCAGCATACCCTTACAGAAAAGATAACTGGCTTTGGAAACATAGTAAATTGCTCAACTACCAGAAATCTTTACATGAACACTGGCCATctgaaaaatgatgaaatccTGAAGCATCCCTGAGAAATATCTCTCTTCTAGTGACAGCTGAGACATATTTTAAGAACATATGGCAGTCCCCACAAACAAGGATGTTCTTCACAATCCGAATGGGCTCTCTATGCTGGGTCTTCAGAAGCCCAAAGGTTGCTGCTAGTTTTGCACTATGATAGAACAGGAAATCCTTCTTTTGGTGTTCCTCTACTTCATGAAGAACGTACCTTGTGTCTGGTACATACCCGGCTTTGAAGCATTCTAAGATTAGTATATCTAATGCGCTATATATGTCTTTTTCTTGTGGGTGGGACTTGTCTCTTGTGTAGAATGAATGCACCTTGTTCTGATGAATTATCCAACTTCGACTTGGGTGCTTCTGAAACCCTTTTTCTCGCATATCCTCCCTGATAATTTCAGAGTTATGCCATCTCCCGGACGCAGAATACAAATTTGATATAAGCACATATGCAGAGGGATCTTGTGGCTCCATGGTAAGTATATGCTTGGCAACTCGTTTCCCAATAGTAGTATTCTTGTGGGTTCTACAACTGTCTAGCAAAGCTCGCCAAACTGAAAcatttggttcaaaaggcattttgttgatgatttcttCTGCTTCATCATGAAAACCCCAGCATCCCAAAACACTGACTAAGGATGCATAATGATCTGAAGTGGGCTCAATGTTATAAATGGTTTCCATGGAGTGAAACAATTTTCGGCAACTATCAACCAAATTTAACTTAGTGCACCTGTAAGCTGAAATAACTAAGACAAAAGTTACTGCATCTGGCTTTATGCTTGCATTCTCCATCCTTGACCAGATATTCAAGGCCTCATCGCCCTGTCGGTAGAGAAGATGACCAGCAATCAAACCATTCCAAGAAACTATATCATGTGAAGGCATAACATGAAAAGCCTTAGTTGCATCACTCATGTTACAACATTTAAAATACATGCTAATAATTGAATTTCCCACTCCTACATCAAATGAAAAACCAGTCTTAAGAGCATGACAGTGGATTTGTTTTCCCATCTCATGAAATCCTAAAGTTCCACAGACACCTAGTACTGAAGTTACTGCAACTTCATCCACAACCATCATTCCTTCTGACTGGCTGCGGTGGAAAAGAGAAATTGCATGTTCTGGCTGCCCATTTCGAGCATACCCACATAGCATCGATGTCCAAATTATGGAGCTTTCCTGATATGATGGCCATTGGTGGAACATCTTCTCAGCATCTGCCATCCTCCCACACCTTGTCATCATATCCAACAATGCTGCTTCAATGCAAGCATTTGAACCAAAACCAAACTTTAAAACAAACACATGAATTTGCTCACTCAATTTTACTTCTGCGAGAGACCCACAAGCGTTAATAACGCTGGTCAAAGTGAAATCCGTTAAGACTAAACCTGCCTCCACCAtcttaacaaaaaaatcaattgctCTCATGCCCCTGCTATTCTTACAAAATCCAGCTAGAAGAGCATTGTACGAAATACAATTCTTCTCTGGCATCATATCAAATGTCTCCACTGCAGAATCCACTAACCCAAATTCCATGTAAGCTATTACCATCTCCGTCCAAGTAATAACATCCCTAATAGGCATCCTCTCAAATATGGTCTCCACATCTTTTACACTTCCACACTTGGTGTAGAACCCAATAAGCCCATTGTTAACACTCAAATTGCACCCTAACCCAATTCTAATAGCATGAGCATGAAGAGATCGGCCTTCCATCAAACTAAAACTTCCGGTCAAAGCCGTCAAAAGGGTTGAAATTGTGATATAATCAActctaaaatcatcatttcttttCATATCACGGAACAATTCAAATGC
It contains:
- the LOC123217081 gene encoding probable glycosyltransferase At5g03795; this encodes MGGGYKNCCALWSSSSSSMKKLLFVVPLIIVASGFVSILGSRTSTWVVFPNRSWSSSSSETKQNDAKKTEEMVDLQSRMVVVGLQDKEEALLNVDQLVLNKSSSPPLPVEAVHVQQSNGSVLEDGLNISVMAESPGEAPMSESVAVPTKAMRPKLLTKLEKLEAGLQRARVAIKQASNGNQTDPRDPNFVPLGPMYWDSKAFHRSYLEMEKQFKVFVYEEGEPPVFHDGPCKSIYSMEGNFIYTMEVNGQFRTKDPEKAHVFFLPFSVAKMVQFVYVRDSHDFGPIRRTVVDYVNLISSRYPYWNRSLGADHFMLACHDWGPETSFSVPYLGKNSIRALCNANTSEKFSPMRDVSFPEINLLTGKIKGLVGGPSPSRRSILAFFAGGVHGPIRPVLLEHWESKDDDIRVHKYLPKGVSYYEMMRNSKFCLCPSGYEVASPRVVEAIYTGCVPVLISEHYVPPFSDVLNWKSFSVEVSMRDIPNLKRILTSVSTRQYLRMYRRVVQVRRHFEFNSPPRRFDVFHMILHSIWLRRLNVRIHNDQSGFTN
- the LOC123205651 gene encoding pentatricopeptide repeat-containing protein At5g03800 encodes the protein MATTAITTGIQPKTPFLHFLPSSPPPKSKPHFLPFSTSTSTATPQPLLSSLHHPPISSYPVNIHNSSSPNNVTTNIDLDVENFFTLLRLSVQYGDVSLAKAVHASIVKIQEEEHTRLGNPLISAYVKLGLAVDAYKVFTGLSNPNVVSFTSLVSGFAKSGREEEAIELFLRMRDEGIEPNEHSFVAILTACIRLLELNFGSQVHGLIVKMGYLDNVFVANALMGLYGKFGGLLEYVVKVFDEMSQRDIASWNTVISSVVKELKYEKAFELFRDMKRNDDFRVDYITISTLLTALTGSFSLMEGRSLHAHAIRIGLGCNLSVNNGLIGFYTKCGSVKDVETIFERMPIRDVITWTEMVIAYMEFGLVDSAVETFDMMPEKNCISYNALLAGFCKNSRGMRAIDFFVKMVEAGLVLTDFTLTSVINACGSLAEVKLSEQIHVFVLKFGFGSNACIEAALLDMMTRCGRMADAEKMFHQWPSYQESSIIWTSMLCGYARNGQPEHAISLFHRSQSEGMMVVDEVAVTSVLGVCGTLGFHEMGKQIHCHALKTGFSFDVGVGNSIISMYFKCCNMSDATKAFHVMPSHDIVSWNGLIAGHLLYRQGDEALNIWSRMENASIKPDAVTFVLVISAYRCTKLNLVDSCRKLFHSMETIYNIEPTSDHYASLVSVLGCWGFHDEAEEIINKMPFEPNVSVWRALLDSCRTHKNTTIGKRVAKHILTMEPQDPSAYVLISNLYSASGRWHNSEIIREDMREKGFQKHPSRSWIIHQNKVHSFYTRDKSHPQEKDIYSALDILILECFKAGYVPDTRYVLHEVEEHQKKDFLFYHSAKLAATFGLLKTQHREPIRIVKNILVCGDCHMFLKYVSAVTRREIFLRDASGFHHFSDGQCSCKDFW